TAAAAAGCATTCTCATTAGAAGTAGTGGTTGCTAAAAAGAATGGAAAAGCCCAAAATGAGAAAAATTCAGACCTTTGTTGCCTATCATACCCATGCTGTGGGGTAGTCAGAGCAGAGGCCCATCCAAATRCACCTTAAACAGTGAGGAAGGGTTCTTACTAGAGACGGGGCTTCTGTCTCTGAGCTCAGGGAGCCGTCACTCAGGGAGCCGTCACTCAGGCAGCCTGAAGGGAAGGGAAGGTCCTCCTCAGACCCCTCCCCCAGCGAGGGAAACACAGACAGCCCCCCCACCTCGTCCTCCACCATGCCGTCCAGGCTGTCTGTGAGAGCAGCCAGCAGCGCTGCATTCTCATCTTCTATCTggagggggc
This Salvelinus sp. IW2-2015 unplaced genomic scaffold, ASM291031v2 Un_scaffold12861, whole genome shotgun sequence DNA region includes the following protein-coding sequences:
- the LOC112080202 gene encoding peroxisome proliferator-activated receptor gamma coactivator 1-beta-like, with product LPSLSFSLSLSLSLFLQYGEEEVCSDRLDTDFPDIDLSQLDASDFDSVNCLSELHWCNDQSDISAASIQYSTGDPEFFEIEDENAALLAALTDSLDGMVEDEVGGLSVFPSLGEGSEEDLPFPSGCLSDGSLSDGSLSSETEAPSLVRTLPHCLRCIWMGLCSDYPTAWV